The Stygiolobus azoricus genome window below encodes:
- a CDS encoding MBL fold metallo-hydrolase: MIVIKKFEVSYLNTNCYLVTKNNLGILIDAGENPTEIIYYVKDRGIELKAILATHGHFDHILGVPELKKYLGEVVFYLHKNDEPLVKNDPRTSHISVDDYVKEGEMEFDGIRVKVIETPGHTLGSVTYLIENNLFTGDTLFNESIGRYDLGGDKVLLKKSLKRLMELDDLLTVYPGHGFLTTLGYEKLHNPFLNGEIDW, from the coding sequence ATGATAGTAATAAAGAAATTCGAAGTGAGTTACCTTAACACTAATTGTTATTTAGTGACTAAAAATAATTTAGGGATATTAATCGATGCAGGAGAGAACCCAACAGAAATTATATACTACGTTAAAGATAGAGGAATAGAATTAAAGGCAATCCTTGCTACTCATGGTCACTTTGATCACATTTTGGGTGTGCCTGAGTTAAAGAAATACCTAGGCGAAGTTGTATTCTACTTACACAAGAACGATGAACCGTTGGTTAAAAACGATCCCCGAACCTCTCACATTTCCGTAGACGATTATGTTAAAGAAGGAGAGATGGAATTTGACGGTATCAGGGTTAAGGTGATCGAGACTCCGGGACACACTCTAGGTAGTGTTACGTACTTAATAGAGAATAACTTATTTACCGGTGATACTCTCTTTAATGAGAGCATCGGTAGATACGACTTAGGAGGAGATAAGGTTCTCCTAAAGAAGAGCCTAAAAAGGTTAATGGAGCTTGATGATTTACTAACAGTGTACCCAGGACATGGTTTTCTTACGACATTAGGTTACGAAAAGTTGCACAATCCGTTTTTAAACGGGGAAATAGATTGGTAA
- a CDS encoding COG1361 S-layer family protein: MNGRVTKLLSAIFVISILATTFSIIPSQAVVSRLSFITVPHLTQLIAPGMTEVPITLSITNLGSTVYNVNITPLTKYPFETFSYYEGTENISIPIFQQGETINVTFIYNVYPNVTDGIYKLYYEISGTLPNGTNFTKELSVDIPILGYVSISASSVWGTISSPLLVAPGENNVPLSIILINSGNVIANNVSLILKNQFPIKFSQNVVKVGYLPIGQPVTVTVYSSIYPNASEGTYSIPVEVKYFNGATTVDNLTVAVNGYLNFSVTTIWGSPQSPILVSAGESQVPLTFLVKNLGDVSALNVSLTIKSGYPLISSQNSVYIGVVPAGEENYGTITVSVYPNASPGVYYIPVTIKFFSNASIKELVPVEIYQVNITVNTLTIPPQVFPGYYDVRVVLLVLNYGEGIAENVSVSLSSTLPVVSPDEIELGAIPSGKIINTTFLINVPNSTSPGYYYLNFTIKYDGGKITKSYKLQVYPKADLEIVGVYYPTINPGSTKVPITLTVKNVGNVTAQNVKAILGSSDVIYPHVSSSNPLMGLTASEAYLGDLKPGQEVNVTYVVDVSSGAQVGNYEVTLTLLWNQSGSLFPFIQNDRFTIHVSPTAFDNLVNEGVTFQVGTSQYTVGWLYVIIGVIIIILVIVVAIRLSMRRKPNAGGGT; the protein is encoded by the coding sequence ATGAACGGTAGGGTCACTAAACTTTTGTCAGCCATCTTTGTAATCTCAATCTTAGCAACTACTTTTTCAATAATTCCTAGTCAAGCAGTAGTATCTAGACTGTCCTTCATTACGGTTCCTCACTTAACACAATTAATAGCACCCGGGATGACGGAAGTCCCTATAACATTATCTATAACTAATCTAGGTTCTACAGTTTATAATGTCAACATAACCCCCTTAACTAAATACCCCTTTGAGACATTCTCATATTATGAAGGTACCGAGAATATAAGTATACCAATATTTCAACAAGGTGAGACGATCAACGTTACCTTCATATATAACGTATATCCCAACGTGACTGACGGGATATATAAGTTATACTATGAAATCTCTGGAACATTACCTAATGGGACTAATTTTACTAAGGAGCTTTCTGTAGATATTCCTATTTTAGGATATGTCTCAATTTCAGCAAGTTCTGTATGGGGTACAATATCATCTCCCCTACTAGTAGCTCCCGGAGAGAATAACGTACCGTTAAGTATAATCTTGATAAATTCAGGTAACGTAATAGCTAATAATGTTAGTTTAATTCTGAAGAATCAATTTCCTATTAAGTTCTCACAAAACGTAGTAAAGGTAGGATATTTGCCAATAGGACAACCCGTTACAGTTACGGTATATTCAAGCATTTACCCTAACGCAAGTGAGGGAACATACAGTATTCCCGTCGAAGTAAAATATTTTAACGGTGCGACGACTGTAGACAACTTAACAGTAGCTGTGAACGGTTATCTCAATTTCTCCGTTACAACTATATGGGGATCTCCTCAGTCTCCTATTCTAGTGTCGGCTGGCGAGTCCCAAGTACCTTTAACTTTCCTAGTGAAAAATTTAGGTGATGTCAGTGCATTAAACGTATCCTTGACGATAAAGAGTGGATATCCATTAATATCATCTCAGAATTCGGTTTACATAGGAGTAGTTCCAGCCGGCGAGGAAAACTATGGAACAATAACAGTTAGTGTATATCCTAATGCCTCTCCCGGAGTTTATTATATTCCGGTTACCATAAAATTCTTCTCTAACGCGAGTATTAAGGAGTTAGTTCCCGTTGAAATATACCAAGTAAATATAACAGTAAATACTTTAACAATTCCACCTCAAGTTTTTCCAGGATATTATGACGTAAGAGTTGTACTTCTAGTCCTGAATTACGGAGAAGGAATTGCAGAGAACGTAAGTGTTTCTCTCAGTAGCACTCTTCCGGTAGTATCTCCAGATGAAATAGAGCTAGGAGCTATACCTTCGGGTAAGATAATAAACACTACATTTTTAATTAACGTTCCTAACTCAACATCCCCTGGCTATTACTACCTTAACTTCACAATAAAGTATGATGGTGGTAAAATAACCAAGTCTTACAAACTTCAGGTGTATCCTAAAGCTGACCTCGAGATAGTTGGTGTTTACTATCCTACTATAAACCCAGGGTCTACTAAAGTTCCAATTACTTTAACGGTTAAGAACGTAGGAAATGTAACAGCTCAAAATGTGAAGGCGATATTAGGAAGTAGTGATGTAATATATCCTCATGTAAGCTCGTCAAATCCTCTGATGGGATTGACTGCTTCAGAGGCTTACTTAGGAGATTTAAAACCAGGTCAGGAGGTTAATGTCACATATGTCGTGGATGTTAGTAGTGGTGCTCAAGTAGGAAACTATGAGGTTACATTAACATTATTGTGGAACCAATCCGGTTCGCTATTTCCTTTCATACAAAACGATAGATTTACTATTCACGTTAGTCCTACAGCTTTTGATAATTTAGTAAATGAGGGCGTGACATTTCAAGTTGGGACTTCACAATATACTGTGGGCTGGCTATATGTTATTATAGGAGTTATAATAATCATTTTAGTGATAGTAGTAGCAATAAGGCTATCTATGAGGAGAAAACCTAATGCTGGAGGAGGAACTTGA
- a CDS encoding glycoside hydrolase family 15 protein, whose translation MTRLIILGNGKLTILYDQGYILRELYYPLPIDNHLHQAKLGIWNNGDFTWLDQLNPKIGYVENSLSSFAEVEVNGSKIKLVDAVDIAYEIFVREVSVTLSKSSDLRIFFHHDFHLNGNDIGDTALYDPFTSSIIHYKRDKWFLFKCDIPFYQYATGYKETGRYLGTWKDAEDGELSGNPIAQGSVDSVASIRLFSSKIFYCWLVCGSSYEDVVRKNDYVVRKGPRELIKRTQNYWKAWLSKLIDYDNIVKRSALIIAAHWQNNGAIPAALDTDILRFNKDTYNYVWHRDAAFAAIALTLLGYQDQVRNLLLFTKPLLYNGFLFQKYTCDGHWGSTWHPWTIRSIPIQEDETGLLIHVAWLHFSKFNDIDFIKPLYTPLIKKAADFLVAYRDEESGLPLPSYDLWEERLGTHFFTSLAVHTGLIAASKFAEFFGEENLKEKYLFAANEIKRGLNRFYVSDHFARTIYEDGSVDKTVDASTLFASILGVFDAKDPRVISNRKIIEDRLSVNGGIIRYENDSYLKVTDTPNIWYIATLWLAQQYTLEGDKEKATKYLNWVLGHIPSTGVIPEQIAPNGSYTSVAPLVWSHAELIRTIYMLKHL comes from the coding sequence ATGACAAGGTTAATCATACTAGGAAATGGAAAATTAACAATATTATATGATCAGGGCTATATATTGAGAGAACTCTACTATCCTTTACCCATAGATAATCACCTGCATCAAGCTAAATTAGGTATATGGAATAACGGGGACTTCACTTGGTTAGATCAACTTAATCCTAAGATTGGTTATGTAGAAAACTCACTATCTTCATTTGCCGAGGTTGAAGTCAACGGGAGTAAAATAAAGCTGGTAGATGCTGTAGATATTGCTTATGAGATTTTTGTAAGAGAGGTTAGTGTTACCTTATCAAAGTCTAGTGATTTGAGAATTTTCTTTCACCACGATTTTCACCTCAACGGTAATGACATAGGGGATACGGCGCTCTATGATCCGTTTACATCCTCAATTATTCATTATAAAAGAGACAAGTGGTTTCTCTTTAAGTGTGATATACCGTTTTATCAATATGCTACTGGATACAAGGAGACGGGTAGATATTTGGGTACTTGGAAAGACGCCGAAGACGGTGAGTTATCTGGAAACCCTATAGCACAAGGTTCCGTTGATTCTGTTGCCAGCATCAGACTTTTTTCGTCTAAGATCTTTTATTGTTGGTTAGTTTGCGGTTCAAGTTATGAGGATGTAGTGAGGAAAAACGATTACGTAGTTAGAAAAGGTCCAAGAGAGCTAATAAAGAGAACCCAGAACTATTGGAAAGCGTGGCTCAGTAAATTAATAGACTACGATAATATAGTGAAAAGAAGTGCATTAATAATTGCCGCTCATTGGCAAAATAACGGAGCCATCCCTGCTGCCTTGGACACTGATATATTGAGGTTTAATAAAGACACTTATAATTACGTATGGCATAGAGATGCTGCCTTCGCAGCTATAGCTCTTACACTTTTAGGATATCAAGATCAAGTTAGGAATTTACTTCTATTTACGAAACCTCTTCTCTATAACGGTTTTTTGTTTCAGAAGTACACATGTGATGGTCATTGGGGATCCACATGGCATCCTTGGACTATAAGAAGTATCCCGATACAAGAAGATGAGACAGGGTTGTTAATACATGTTGCATGGCTTCACTTTTCAAAATTTAACGATATAGATTTTATAAAACCTTTATACACACCACTTATAAAAAAGGCAGCCGACTTCCTAGTGGCTTATAGAGATGAAGAGTCTGGCCTTCCTTTACCCTCTTACGATCTATGGGAGGAGAGACTCGGTACTCATTTCTTTACGTCTCTTGCAGTCCACACTGGGTTAATTGCTGCTAGTAAGTTTGCTGAGTTCTTTGGCGAAGAGAACTTAAAAGAAAAATATCTCTTTGCAGCCAACGAAATTAAAAGAGGATTAAACCGTTTCTACGTTAGTGATCACTTTGCAAGGACGATTTACGAGGACGGTAGTGTTGATAAGACGGTTGATGCAAGTACCCTTTTCGCTTCAATATTAGGCGTTTTTGACGCAAAAGACCCTCGTGTAATAAGTAATAGGAAAATCATAGAGGATAGATTGTCTGTTAACGGAGGTATAATAAGATATGAAAACGATAGTTATCTCAAGGTAACCGATACACCCAATATCTGGTATATAGCGACCTTATGGTTAGCCCAACAATACACTCTAGAAGGCGATAAGGAAAAAGCGACCAAATATCTCAACTGGGTTCTCGGTCACATTCCCTCTACAGGGGTAATTCCGGAACAGATAGCACCAAATGGTTCATATACATCTGTTGCACCGTTGGTTTGGAGTCATGCGGAGTTAATTCGGACAATCTACATGCTAAAACATCTATGA
- a CDS encoding class II fumarate hydratase → MKYTETAPKLFMNTGTKFPRQIIWAMGAIKYSCAKVNAELGLLDQQIAQAIMKASEEVMEGKSDSKVIVDVFQTGSGTGLNMNINEIIAERATEISGKKVHPNDHVNLGQSSNDTVPTAIRIAAVKTAYELLIPAYEKIITSLNKKGQEYNDIVKSGRTHLRDALPVTLGQELLSYADAFQHDLGKLKEILEYVKELPIGGTAVGTGLNAHPEFQERVVNEINKITSMGFKPANKFRGLKLLTDMLMLSGVLRTSAVNLYRLGQDIRLMFSGPMTGFNEIELPSQEEIAGSSIMPGKTNPVTVEASLLVSAQVVGLDHAIQFASMLGEFELAMGVPLVGYDLVMEETLLAEAFSKMSDLVINGMVPNVEKMRRYAESSPSLVTIISPIIGYDKASQIGKQLAKGMSIREALRELGYKDEEINTILDLKRLVKPGFPAK, encoded by the coding sequence ATGAAATACACCGAAACAGCTCCGAAACTCTTTATGAACACTGGGACAAAGTTCCCTAGGCAAATTATTTGGGCTATGGGAGCTATTAAGTACTCGTGTGCTAAAGTTAACGCTGAATTAGGACTATTAGATCAACAAATAGCACAAGCTATTATGAAAGCATCTGAAGAAGTAATGGAAGGGAAATCTGACTCTAAAGTGATTGTAGACGTGTTTCAAACAGGTTCTGGAACCGGGTTAAACATGAACATAAACGAGATTATTGCTGAGAGAGCTACGGAAATTTCAGGGAAGAAAGTTCATCCTAACGATCACGTAAACCTTGGGCAGTCTTCTAATGACACCGTACCTACTGCAATACGCATTGCAGCAGTGAAAACAGCATATGAACTTCTAATTCCCGCATACGAAAAGATCATCACGTCTCTGAATAAAAAGGGTCAGGAATATAACGATATAGTTAAATCAGGCAGGACTCATTTGAGAGATGCATTACCTGTAACTTTAGGTCAAGAATTATTGTCATACGCTGATGCATTTCAACACGACTTAGGAAAGTTGAAGGAAATACTGGAATACGTAAAAGAACTTCCCATAGGAGGTACAGCTGTAGGTACTGGGCTGAATGCACATCCTGAGTTTCAGGAGAGAGTAGTCAATGAGATAAACAAAATCACTTCTATGGGCTTCAAACCCGCAAATAAATTCAGGGGTTTGAAACTTCTCACCGATATGTTAATGCTAAGTGGAGTCCTGAGGACTTCTGCAGTGAACTTATATAGACTAGGGCAAGACATAAGATTGATGTTTTCAGGACCTATGACAGGGTTTAATGAGATTGAACTTCCCAGCCAAGAGGAAATAGCTGGAAGCAGTATAATGCCTGGTAAAACTAACCCGGTAACTGTAGAGGCTTCTCTTCTAGTAAGTGCTCAAGTTGTAGGTTTAGATCATGCTATACAGTTCGCTTCAATGCTAGGTGAATTTGAGTTGGCTATGGGTGTTCCACTAGTAGGTTACGATCTCGTAATGGAGGAGACCTTATTAGCTGAGGCATTTAGTAAAATGTCAGATTTAGTTATTAACGGTATGGTTCCAAACGTAGAAAAGATGAGAAGGTACGCCGAAAGTAGCCCCTCATTAGTTACTATCATATCTCCGATAATCGGATATGATAAGGCATCTCAAATAGGTAAACAATTAGCTAAGGGAATGTCAATAAGGGAAGCACTGAGAGAATTAGGATATAAGGATGAAGAAATCAATACCATACTTGACTTGAAAAGACTAGTTAAACCTGGGTTTCCAGCCAAATGA
- a CDS encoding MMPL family transporter has translation MRLQILPWFILLILLSPILLGIQNYFVYSDSPFLTPQYGSVVVKHILVKYFNYSEEDNIYVLVSGNYSQAFKEVNNSLKYLSDAKLITPYDYLNQSNQTYFKLISPIINSTYEKLLPLHSLYVNLTKERAYILQNFSIFEYELNVTYGIPIHKFYPVGAEAEKFYYIYSQLNGSELQRARNASLAVFKDPFVLLFSFSNYSNTSLVRSTLLNFSNYSYLVKILTRESVPENALVDPFSYATNQVESEIKPMPISLSNFHRDGKWLFIIQVPNNESLTQIEEFMSNINATVTGHLPIYAESGIATEKDLKVIDIVTVILLSIFLVLLIRALVPILILILSAVIGLEIAYALLFLATFFGYHIYYISGLVIPPIVFGITVDYSILFLYRYFEEVRKGTDNPVSKSFRTAGRALLFSGLSITLGFLSFIISPSPLLKNIGIALVVASVSSLVPALFFIRSALLAIPQKYIKFPRKELPNPFDIRQKYLETMSRGAIKWRYVILGVMVILGFLGYSAFITHTTNVGINEIVPPNSEVVAGEQELTHFLNYSVDYIVIKGNPNSSYTQIYNLSKFIIDNNGLVYGPASIGSTLIKNQTYLTNLYFSHNYTLIEAYIPYPVFSNGAINITKQLIDMGYLVGGSNAERIYIVDNTVHVYYTFVLPLTIILITVYLGIVLGSVIVPLRLSLTLLLSSLVGIALMFTIFNQVYWLSPLIVFAIMYSLGIDYDMFIIIRILEEKGEEEERIVKAVKNTGLVVTAAGLILAGAFMSLGSADMRFLQEIGIPVGLTILFDTFIVRPIMVPAIMAILKEYNWWPGLRTVEKYVVDEKQN, from the coding sequence ATGAGATTACAAATATTACCTTGGTTCATTCTTCTAATACTATTATCACCAATTCTTCTTGGCATACAAAATTATTTTGTTTACTCCGATTCACCTTTCTTGACGCCACAGTACGGTAGTGTAGTCGTAAAGCACATATTGGTCAAATACTTTAACTACTCTGAAGAAGACAACATATACGTCCTTGTCTCAGGAAACTATAGCCAAGCATTCAAGGAAGTAAATAATTCCCTTAAGTACTTGTCAGATGCGAAACTGATCACACCGTATGACTACTTAAATCAATCCAACCAAACCTACTTTAAACTCATTTCGCCTATAATTAACTCCACATACGAAAAACTTTTACCGCTTCATTCTTTATACGTAAACCTTACTAAAGAGAGAGCGTATATTTTGCAAAACTTTTCCATTTTTGAATATGAGCTAAACGTAACTTATGGTATTCCCATTCACAAGTTTTATCCAGTTGGAGCTGAAGCGGAAAAGTTCTATTACATATACTCTCAGCTAAATGGTAGTGAGCTACAAAGGGCTAGGAACGCAAGCTTAGCCGTATTCAAAGATCCGTTCGTTCTTCTATTCTCATTCTCGAACTACTCCAATACCTCACTAGTCCGTTCTACTTTATTGAATTTCTCTAATTATTCATACCTAGTAAAGATTCTGACAAGGGAGAGTGTGCCAGAGAACGCTTTGGTTGATCCTTTTAGTTACGCTACCAACCAAGTCGAGAGTGAGATTAAGCCCATGCCCATATCTTTGTCTAATTTTCATCGAGACGGGAAGTGGTTATTCATTATACAAGTCCCGAATAATGAGAGTTTAACACAAATTGAGGAGTTTATGAGTAACATTAACGCTACAGTCACCGGTCACCTTCCGATTTATGCGGAATCTGGAATAGCTACTGAAAAGGATCTAAAAGTAATTGACATAGTGACGGTGATACTCCTTTCAATTTTCTTAGTATTGTTAATTAGGGCCCTAGTACCTATTCTGATACTGATTCTAAGTGCCGTAATAGGTCTCGAAATAGCTTACGCTTTGCTATTCCTAGCTACTTTCTTCGGCTACCATATTTACTATATATCGGGGCTTGTAATTCCTCCTATAGTATTTGGAATTACAGTAGATTATTCGATACTGTTTCTATATAGGTATTTTGAGGAAGTGAGAAAAGGTACGGATAATCCAGTCTCAAAATCTTTCAGGACTGCTGGAAGAGCTCTATTATTTAGCGGTCTTAGCATAACTCTAGGGTTTTTGTCCTTCATTATATCACCGTCTCCTCTCCTGAAGAATATTGGCATAGCATTAGTAGTTGCTTCTGTGTCTTCGCTTGTACCCGCATTGTTCTTTATCCGGAGTGCACTATTGGCAATTCCACAAAAGTACATTAAGTTCCCCAGAAAAGAGCTACCAAACCCATTCGACATAAGGCAGAAATACCTTGAAACTATGAGCAGAGGGGCGATCAAATGGAGGTATGTTATATTGGGAGTAATGGTAATACTCGGCTTTTTAGGTTATAGCGCGTTTATAACCCATACTACTAACGTTGGCATAAACGAGATAGTACCACCTAATAGTGAAGTTGTAGCAGGTGAGCAAGAGTTAACCCATTTTCTCAACTATAGTGTGGACTATATAGTGATAAAGGGAAATCCCAACTCTTCCTATACTCAGATCTATAACCTATCTAAATTTATAATAGATAATAACGGATTAGTGTACGGTCCTGCTTCTATAGGGTCAACATTAATAAAGAACCAGACCTATCTAACTAATCTTTACTTTTCTCACAACTATACGTTGATTGAAGCGTACATACCGTATCCTGTTTTCAGTAACGGTGCAATTAACATCACGAAACAGCTAATAGATATGGGCTATTTGGTTGGAGGCAGTAATGCGGAGAGGATTTACATTGTTGATAATACCGTCCACGTTTACTACACTTTCGTTTTACCTCTGACAATAATTCTAATAACAGTATATTTAGGTATAGTATTAGGTTCTGTTATTGTTCCTTTGAGATTGTCTTTAACTCTTCTCTTAAGCTCCCTAGTCGGAATAGCGCTAATGTTCACTATATTTAATCAAGTTTACTGGTTATCACCTCTGATAGTCTTCGCCATAATGTATAGCTTAGGCATAGATTACGACATGTTCATTATAATTAGAATACTAGAAGAGAAGGGAGAGGAAGAAGAAAGGATCGTTAAGGCTGTGAAGAACACTGGTCTAGTCGTTACTGCAGCAGGACTAATTTTGGCAGGCGCGTTTATGTCTTTAGGATCAGCTGATATGAGATTCTTACAAGAGATCGGAATACCAGTCGGGTTAACCATACTTTTTGATACGTTCATTGTGAGACCGATAATGGTACCGGCAATCATGGCAATATTAAAGGAATATAATTGGTGGCCCGGGCTGAGAACGGTCGAGAAGTATGTCGTAGACGAAAAACAGAACTAG
- a CDS encoding 8-oxo-dGTP diphosphatase: MKETCLGIIRDGNFLLFIRKIRGLGAGYLTFPGGKVEEGETPEQCITREVNEEIKVNIESFRKVAEILFIHGEEAEKMHVFLITKFTGIPTKTDEAIPMWLNEPIYEEMWADDKIWLPKVLNGENVCCEFYFSADWTYFKGGHCNSCEFT; the protein is encoded by the coding sequence ATGAAGGAGACATGCCTAGGAATAATAAGGGATGGTAATTTTTTACTCTTTATAAGAAAAATCAGAGGCTTAGGAGCTGGATATCTAACATTCCCTGGGGGAAAAGTTGAGGAAGGTGAAACGCCCGAGCAATGTATCACTCGTGAAGTCAATGAAGAAATCAAAGTAAATATTGAGTCCTTTAGGAAGGTAGCCGAGATCTTGTTTATACACGGAGAAGAAGCAGAAAAGATGCACGTGTTCCTTATTACAAAGTTCACCGGGATTCCTACTAAAACTGATGAAGCTATACCTATGTGGTTAAATGAACCTATTTATGAGGAGATGTGGGCTGACGATAAAATATGGTTACCAAAGGTTCTGAATGGAGAAAATGTATGTTGTGAGTTTTACTTCTCCGCTGACTGGACTTATTTTAAGGGAGGTCATTGTAATTCATGTGAATTTACATGA
- a CDS encoding alpha/beta hydrolase-fold protein has product MVIVRVENVESEALRDNPLKDPNVRNVVHIVSDNISKPLIVIYLSGFLSSSISLLNYDPLGGNIVEKVERLSKEGKINNTVVILPDLFTKLGGNQYINSTAVGLYEDFLVKELIPYLKEKYDSDKIVLMGKSSGGYGAIVLGMKYPGLIQGIVDHSGDAYFEYIYIPMFPSVIRTLRKFKDYKDWLQKYWSKENKKEKEDLNALTIVAMAAFYSPKGEYIELPFEVETGEIIEEVWKKWIEKDPVRMINQYHENLRKLRMVYLDVGLRDEFKINFGMRILHEKMKKLNIPHIYEEFEGGHFNTSFRYDISLSLASRVFNEEGNEK; this is encoded by the coding sequence ATGGTTATTGTAAGAGTTGAGAATGTAGAAAGCGAGGCTTTAAGAGATAACCCTTTAAAAGACCCTAATGTAAGGAATGTCGTTCACATAGTCTCCGACAATATTTCTAAACCCTTAATAGTTATCTATCTAAGCGGTTTTCTGTCTTCTTCCATTTCACTACTGAACTATGATCCTTTGGGGGGAAATATTGTAGAAAAAGTGGAGAGGCTTTCTAAGGAGGGTAAAATAAATAATACAGTTGTAATACTTCCAGATCTCTTTACTAAGTTAGGCGGTAACCAATATATAAATTCAACTGCAGTAGGCCTATATGAAGATTTCTTAGTTAAGGAATTAATACCCTATCTAAAAGAAAAATACGACAGTGACAAGATAGTTCTCATGGGCAAATCTTCTGGAGGTTACGGTGCAATAGTGCTAGGAATGAAGTATCCCGGTCTAATTCAAGGAATAGTAGACCATTCAGGCGATGCTTACTTCGAGTATATTTACATTCCTATGTTTCCTTCTGTTATCAGAACCCTGAGAAAATTCAAGGACTATAAGGACTGGCTACAGAAGTATTGGAGTAAGGAGAATAAGAAGGAAAAAGAGGATTTAAACGCACTAACCATCGTGGCAATGGCTGCATTTTACTCACCTAAGGGGGAGTATATCGAGTTACCCTTTGAAGTGGAAACGGGTGAAATTATAGAAGAAGTCTGGAAAAAATGGATAGAGAAGGATCCAGTTAGAATGATAAACCAGTATCACGAGAATTTGCGAAAACTCAGGATGGTATACCTTGATGTAGGTCTAAGGGATGAATTCAAGATCAATTTCGGTATGAGGATTTTACACGAAAAGATGAAAAAACTAAACATCCCCCATATCTATGAAGAATTTGAAGGGGGTCATTTTAATACTAGCTTTAGATATGATATATCTTTATCTTTAGCGAGTAGAGTATTTAATGAGGAAGGTAATGAGAAGTGA
- a CDS encoding glycosyltransferase family 2 protein → MLILGAHVMFLMSSTALTITYFILTTYYGLKYKPKRCNNTNFTKSDITVLIPVYKEDVRLFEQVIESIARIGLKLIVVGDGVDEPYRSIVKKHEGLFISLKKRSGKRVALSEGIKYVTTKLVLLLDSDTIISKDSIEKLLNYMTEDVGGVGANIRMIKSKKWSYYYAEFFESMSELVNRAVNYFGSAIILSGQCVLYRTDLIKPYVLSEEFRNPRIFGRKMILSDDRDLTEYVIIKGYKAVKAIDAIVYTKPPNDVMAFAKQVTRWTRANYLIFIKEIKEGVINKRGLIYSFNVTYLNMLPLLSILFLFLDIHSILNSHLFERIVEKGILNVLLTGGTNLSLISVKIFEHFLRLRPSLIAILIITHILPTISIIPFSYALAKLIMREKLKTFLIGTIALVIQYFASFYALLTFWKQNWSSRDS, encoded by the coding sequence ATGTTAATCTTAGGCGCTCACGTTATGTTCCTAATGTCATCTACAGCATTAACTATTACTTACTTTATACTTACCACATACTACGGACTTAAATACAAGCCAAAGAGATGTAATAATACCAATTTTACAAAATCCGACATTACAGTATTAATTCCAGTATACAAAGAAGATGTAAGACTGTTTGAACAAGTCATAGAATCAATAGCCCGAATAGGTCTCAAGTTAATAGTAGTAGGGGATGGTGTTGATGAACCATACAGAAGCATAGTAAAGAAACATGAAGGACTTTTCATAAGCCTTAAAAAGAGGTCAGGAAAAAGAGTTGCATTATCTGAAGGGATAAAATATGTGACAACTAAACTAGTCCTATTACTGGATAGTGATACTATAATATCGAAGGATAGTATAGAAAAACTATTGAATTATATGACAGAAGATGTTGGGGGAGTAGGTGCAAACATCAGAATGATAAAGAGTAAAAAATGGTCCTATTACTACGCGGAGTTTTTCGAAAGTATGAGTGAATTGGTAAACAGAGCAGTTAATTACTTTGGGAGTGCTATAATATTAAGTGGTCAGTGTGTCCTATATAGAACCGATTTAATAAAGCCTTATGTATTATCAGAGGAATTTAGAAACCCTAGAATATTCGGCAGAAAAATGATCCTATCAGACGATAGAGATCTCACAGAATACGTGATTATCAAAGGTTATAAGGCCGTAAAGGCTATAGACGCTATAGTTTATACAAAACCCCCTAATGATGTTATGGCTTTCGCCAAACAAGTAACCCGTTGGACTAGAGCTAACTACCTAATCTTTATAAAGGAAATAAAAGAAGGAGTTATAAATAAAAGAGGATTAATATATTCCTTTAACGTAACCTACCTAAATATGCTACCTTTGTTGTCAATTCTATTCTTATTTCTTGATATACATTCGATATTAAACTCGCATTTGTTTGAGAGGATAGTAGAGAAAGGTATCTTGAACGTATTACTAACTGGGGGAACTAACTTATCACTAATCTCAGTCAAAATTTTTGAACATTTTTTACGACTTAGACCATCATTAATAGCGATATTAATAATAACCCACATACTACCTACAATCTCCATAATACCATTTTCCTATGCCTTGGCAAAATTAATCATGAGGGAAAAACTTAAGACTTTCCTAATAGGTACAATAGCGTTAGTAATACAATACTTCGCCTCATTTTATGCATTACTCACGTTTTGGAAACAGAACTGGTCATCTAGAGACTCTTAG